The genomic interval ATGGTAGGTCTGCCAAATAGCTTTTCGTTGTTGCTGGATCGTGTCAATGTTTTCCAGCTGTGCATAAAGGAAAGCGGCGAGAAGATCGGAAGGAAGGTAGCTGGAACCGATATCGACCCAAGAATATTTATCGACTTGACCCCGAAAGAAACGGCTTCTATTGGTTCCTTTTTCACGGATAATTTCTGCGCGGTCTGCATATTGCTTGTCGTTGATCAGCAGCACACCGCCCTCGCCGCAGCTTACATTTTTGGTTTCATGAAAACTTTGGGTGGCAAAGGCGCCAAAAGTACCAAGGTAGCGCCCCTTATATTTTCCCAACAAACCATGGGCGTTGTCTTCGATGAGTTCCAGTCCGTAGCGCCGGCAAATGTCTAAGAGTGCATCCATTTCACAAGCCACACCGGCATAATGAACGGCAACGATAGCTTTGGTTCGGTCCGTGATCAACGCTTCCACACGGCTTTCGTCTATATTAAGGGTGTCCGGACGGATATCGGCGAAAATTGCTTTGGCTCCCCGTAACACAAAGGCATTGACGGTGGACACAAAGGTGAAGGAAGGTACAATAACCTCGTCGCCCGCTTGGATATGGCAGAGTATGGCGCTCATTTCCAAGGCATGGGTGCAGGACGTGGTAAGCAGTGCCTTTTCGACGCCCAGCCGTTCCTCAAAAAACTGATGGCATTTTTTCGTGAAAGGTCCGTCACCGGAAATGTGACCCTTTTCCACTGCTTGCTGCATATACTCCAGCTCACGGCCCGATAGGCTCACACGATTGAAAGGGATGCGCACTGATGTTGTGTTGGTCATATCATTCTCTTCAAATCCCTGTGTTTATGCATTTTCGTTCAGTGCAGTACCTTACTCATTCAGTGTCCGGCAAATTGCGGATAATCCCATGGTGCCGGTAAAATTTTCTGTTTCTAGGATTTAGTAACAAGGGCTTAAAAGACTGAAACAGATTAATGCCGGAGTTTGTGTTGCCTTCTAGGACGACAAACCCATCTTCCTGCACCAATACATCCCAAGCAATATAGTTGATATAACTAAAGTTTTTGGCGAGGGCACATACTTCCTCGCACAAGGTGTTCCAATTCGGTATTTGTACGCCTACTATGGCTTGGTTCGTGTCAGGATGAGAGGTGATTTTAATAACCTTGCTATTTTCTACTCGGTTAGCATCATATAATACACCCGTTTCCAAATCAATAGCGGCGCAGCATCCCTGGCTGCCCACGGCATCCACGGGCGCAGATTGTTTCGTGCCAAAGCGGTGCATGGCAGTAGCGATAAAGGCTTCCTTATTTTCCGGATCAATCATGGTCAGGAACTTAATGGTATTGCCGGAATGAGGGAAGATGTCGCGGGCATAGGCGGCTTGATAAACAAAATCACAAACCAAATAGTGATGACAGTTTTGTACGATGCTTTCAACTTCAGCCTCTTCAATAGGCGTGTTGTTGCGATAAAAAGAACCGTCTTCCCAAGAAAGGGCGAAGACATTCTTACCGAAGCCGCCGATAAAGCCTTTAAAGATTAATTTTTGTCCGGACTTTAAAAGGGCCTTCAACGCGTCTACGCTGTCAATGCCGGGTTTTTCGCGATGGGGGATCAGACGGCCTTTTTCGATATAAGCGTGAACTTTGGCGGTGCGTACTACCGATGAAATCAAATCGTTAAAAGCAATTTTGTTATTGATCAATTCTGTATAGCCAAGATTGATTTTGACCACCTTGGTATACATTTCATAATCGGTGAGAAATAGGGAACGATCGAAGCGCTTAAAATCGTAATAGATGATCGCATTACGGGAAAAACCGCGTCGCCACATCTTAAGGGTATTCCATAGGGATATACGCTGCTGTGTGGTCAATTCCCGTTTAACAAAGAGTAAAAAACTGGCGATGGTCAACAGAATGCGTTTCATTGCTTTCCTAATTCAATTCTAATCGTTGAAAAATAATTAAGCTTCTTCCCCCTCTTCACAGGAAGGTGCTTTAAGGGATGTTTGTCGGAAGGGAAGTGCAATGTTTCCATTCCAAAGGAAAAGAATACCGATGAAGCCAAGCAATACTGCAACAATATAGGAATACATGGACAAGGCTGTTGCCGCTTCCGCCTCGACCCCATAAAAGGACAGAAAATAAATGACGGTCAATTCGCGTACCCCGGCGCCGGAGATGGTAATGGGTATTGCAGCGATGACCCAGACCAGCGCTTGGATGGCGCACACATCAAAGAATGTCAGCGGAATGTTCATATATTTGGCCACTACAAATTTGGTCAAAAAGACAATGCCGTGAATCGGCAGGCAGAGCAGGAGAGCAAGAAAGACGCGAAAATAGTTTTGGCGGAAAAATAGAAGTGCGCTGCGCCAAGTATTTAAGAAGGAGATTAAAAATCGACCGAGCCTTCCGAAATGAGAACAAATAGTTTCCACAAGTTTTAAAATGAATTTGTTTGTGGAGACCAGGATAACACTCGAAAAGCCGAAGATGAGAAAGCCGAAAGAACGATAAAAGACGCTGCGGTCCGGTATCTTCGTGGCAAAGATCATCGCCAACGATCCCAACATAATGATGGAGAAGAGGCCAATGAAGCGGTCTGCAACAATGGCGATAAGATTGTGGGCACGGTTATTTTTTACGGTTTTTAATGCCATCGCTGTTTTCACAAAGTCGCCGCCCAGTGAGCCCGGCATAATGAGGTTGAAGGTGTGGGCAATCATTAAAAATCGAAAGTATTGCCATTGACTCAATTGTTTACTCACGTCCGGGTTGATCAGCCGCCACCGCAGCCCGCTCAACCAAGCGCGCACCATGCCAATGCCTACCAATGCAATAAAGATGTAATAAGGGATATCTTCAATATGCCGCCATACGAGTCGGAAATCCACCATTTTAATGAGTAGTCCAACGGAGAATAGGAGCACTAAAAGGCGGAGTATCAAAACATATTTTTTAGTGGTATTTTTTGCTTTCAAAGTTCTTTATCTCGAATTACGTATTGGGGCAGCCCTTTACCCTCCCGGAGGATACGGATCAAATATTCGCCGATAATACCCACGGAAAGAAGGATGAGGCCAAAATGGAAGAGATTGATCACCACGAGGGTTGTCCATCCTGCGACGGTGGTGCCGATAAAAAAATAACGGCATAAGTAAAAGAAGCCCAATAAAAAGCTGACAACGGCGCTGCATAATCCTAAGCTGCTGATCAGCTTTAGAGGGATGGCAGAATTATTGAGGACGTTGCTAATGAAAGCTTTGGTCAGGCGGGACAGACTATAGCCGCTTTTTCCATATTTGCGTTCATCATGGATTACGGGCGTATTAATAACATGGGATGACAGCTCCAGCAATACGCGCCCAATGCGGGGCCGCTCTAGATTCAAGGAAACCATTTCATCGATGAGAAAGCGCCTGATTAAGCGGAAGCTGGTCATTTCCAGTTTGGGATCTTTACCCAAAACCAAGGCACTGAACTGGTTCATGGCGTGGGTGCCCAAGCGGCGGATTAAGTTGTGCTGCTTGTGTATATACGCGCCAATCACTATGTCCGCTTCAGAATCCTGCTCATAGGCTTCAATAAGTTTGGGGATCTCCTCAGGGGGATGTTGGAGATCGTCATCGATCGTAATGACC from Candidatus Hydrogenedentota bacterium carries:
- the rffA gene encoding dTDP-4-amino-4,6-dideoxygalactose transaminase, translating into MTNTTSVRIPFNRVSLSGRELEYMQQAVEKGHISGDGPFTKKCHQFFEERLGVEKALLTTSCTHALEMSAILCHIQAGDEVIVPSFTFVSTVNAFVLRGAKAIFADIRPDTLNIDESRVEALITDRTKAIVAVHYAGVACEMDALLDICRRYGLELIEDNAHGLLGKYKGRYLGTFGAFATQSFHETKNVSCGEGGVLLINDKQYADRAEIIREKGTNRSRFFRGQVDKYSWVDIGSSYLPSDLLAAFLYAQLENIDTIQQQRKAIWQTYHDGLKNWAAAQGVRLPIVPDHCEQTWHMFYLLPPDLESRQRFIQHLRDQQISAVFHYLPLHHSDMGRALGGMKADCPVTVEMSDRLVRLPFYNSLSPSDQARVIDAVKSFVC
- a CDS encoding flippase-like domain-containing protein, coding for MKAKNTTKKYVLILRLLVLLFSVGLLIKMVDFRLVWRHIEDIPYYIFIALVGIGMVRAWLSGLRWRLINPDVSKQLSQWQYFRFLMIAHTFNLIMPGSLGGDFVKTAMALKTVKNNRAHNLIAIVADRFIGLFSIIMLGSLAMIFATKIPDRSVFYRSFGFLIFGFSSVILVSTNKFILKLVETICSHFGRLGRFLISFLNTWRSALLFFRQNYFRVFLALLLCLPIHGIVFLTKFVVAKYMNIPLTFFDVCAIQALVWVIAAIPITISGAGVRELTVIYFLSFYGVEAEAATALSMYSYIVAVLLGFIGILFLWNGNIALPFRQTSLKAPSCEEGEEA
- a CDS encoding glycosyltransferase family 2 protein, with protein sequence MGEQDKPTYSIVVPVYRSENSLEALCTRILKVFDERGDTVEIVLVDDSSPDHSWKKMQALRAQDERIRIIRLAKNFGQHNALMCAFAHVRGELVITIDDDLQHPPEEIPKLIEAYEQDSEADIVIGAYIHKQHNLIRRLGTHAMNQFSALVLGKDPKLEMTSFRLIRRFLIDEMVSLNLERPRIGRVLLELSSHVINTPVIHDERKYGKSGYSLSRLTKAFISNVLNNSAIPLKLISSLGLCSAVVSFLLGFFYLCRYFFIGTTVAGWTTLVVINLFHFGLILLSVGIIGEYLIRILREGKGLPQYVIRDKEL